In Nocardioides faecalis, the following proteins share a genomic window:
- a CDS encoding SAF domain-containing protein: MDARDRPDLRHRLADALTAVRRRVLRRRRLIAVALLGVAVAASLRALAPPAPATTALLVAAHDLPAGAVLGEGDLVARGVPPDVVPQGAVAHPHGRVLAAPLRAGEAVTDVRLLGAGLARVAQAGTRAVPVRLSDAAQAALLQVGDRIDLLGTDPTSGSTQVLARASTVLAVPPRETSGDGGLAGRLVVLALRAVDVAAVTAASVRSYVTYAWARD, from the coding sequence ATGGATGCTCGCGACCGCCCGGACCTGCGTCATCGCCTCGCCGACGCCCTCACGGCCGTACGACGACGGGTGCTGCGCCGACGGCGGCTGATCGCGGTCGCGCTGCTGGGCGTGGCCGTGGCGGCCTCGCTGCGGGCGCTGGCGCCGCCGGCACCGGCCACGACCGCCCTGCTCGTCGCGGCGCACGACCTGCCGGCCGGGGCAGTGCTCGGCGAGGGCGACCTCGTCGCGCGCGGTGTGCCGCCGGACGTCGTACCGCAGGGGGCGGTGGCCCACCCGCACGGCCGGGTGCTGGCCGCACCGCTGCGCGCGGGCGAGGCGGTCACCGACGTCCGGCTCCTCGGCGCCGGGCTGGCCCGAGTGGCGCAGGCGGGCACGCGGGCGGTGCCGGTGCGGCTCTCCGACGCCGCGCAGGCCGCCCTGCTGCAGGTCGGGGACCGCATCGACCTGCTCGGCACCGATCCGACGTCGGGCAGCACGCAGGTACTGGCCCGGGCGAGCACCGTGCTCGCGGTGCCACCCCGCGAGACGAGCGGCGACGGAGGGCTGGCCGGGCGGCTCGTGGTCCTCGCCCTGCGTGCGGTCGACGTCGCGGCGGTGACGGCGGCCTCGGTGCGCTCGTACGTGACTTACGCCTGGGCGCGCGACTAG
- the arr gene encoding NAD(+)--rifampin ADP-ribosyltransferase: MAHVLDEGPFFHGTKADLSVGDLLSAGYRSNYRPEVVMNHVYFTAVIDGAGLAAELAAGDGAPRVYRVEPTGDFEDDPNVTDKKFPGNPTRSYRSTAPLRVVAEVQDWPRLSAEALQTWRERIAELSRSERGEIIN; the protein is encoded by the coding sequence ATGGCGCACGTGCTCGACGAGGGGCCGTTCTTCCACGGCACGAAGGCCGACCTCTCGGTCGGCGACCTGCTCAGCGCGGGGTACCGGTCGAACTACCGGCCGGAGGTGGTGATGAACCACGTCTACTTCACCGCGGTCATCGACGGCGCGGGCCTGGCTGCCGAGCTCGCCGCCGGCGACGGGGCGCCGCGCGTCTACCGCGTCGAGCCGACCGGGGACTTCGAGGACGACCCCAACGTCACCGACAAGAAGTTCCCCGGCAACCCGACCCGCTCCTACCGCAGCACCGCGCCGCTGCGGGTCGTCGCGGAGGTGCAGGACTGGCCGCGGCTGTCTGCGGAGGCCCTGCAGACGTGGCGGGAGCGGATCGCCGAGCTGAGCCGGTCCGAGCGCGGCGAGATCATCAACTGA
- a CDS encoding LCP family protein, giving the protein MITSTLLALALATGVGVVLVYNNWNGNLDQVGIAGQVKNRPEKVVEGPQEPMNILVMGSDSRAGKGNGIDGETGGGLSDTTILFHLSANREFAYGISIPRDTAVQRPTCYHKDGSEIAGSGETYVKWNVAFAVGGPACTVQQFEQISGVRVDKYVVVDFNGFKDMVNALDGVEVCIPEDINDEVRKIYLKAGTREVKGDEALTYFRVRYRVGDGTDTQRTRRQQAFIGSMINKALTAGMLARPDRLVSFMNAFSSSLKTDFKNIAEMADLAVTARGVGAENIRFVTTPWGGTTKVSGGVEWTPDVEKLWSLVVEDKPLTSEFLKDALSAADKPDGSKPPATGPADPSGSPTDTPSSPVSPSDGASPTDESGQGLSVDGRAAAGLCT; this is encoded by the coding sequence GTGATCACCAGCACCCTGCTCGCCCTGGCGCTGGCCACCGGCGTCGGCGTGGTGCTGGTCTACAACAACTGGAACGGCAACCTCGACCAGGTCGGCATCGCCGGCCAGGTGAAGAACCGCCCCGAGAAGGTCGTCGAGGGCCCCCAGGAGCCGATGAACATCCTGGTGATGGGCTCCGACAGCCGGGCCGGCAAGGGCAACGGCATCGACGGCGAGACCGGCGGCGGCCTGTCCGACACCACGATCCTGTTCCACCTCTCCGCGAACCGCGAGTTCGCCTACGGCATCTCCATCCCGCGCGACACCGCCGTGCAGCGGCCCACCTGCTACCACAAGGACGGCAGCGAGATCGCCGGCAGCGGCGAGACCTACGTCAAGTGGAACGTCGCCTTCGCCGTCGGCGGACCGGCGTGCACCGTCCAGCAGTTCGAGCAGATCAGCGGCGTGCGGGTCGACAAGTACGTCGTCGTGGACTTCAACGGGTTCAAGGACATGGTCAACGCCCTCGACGGTGTCGAGGTCTGCATCCCCGAAGACATCAACGACGAGGTCCGCAAGATCTACCTCAAGGCCGGCACCCGGGAGGTCAAGGGCGACGAGGCGCTGACGTACTTCCGCGTCCGCTACCGCGTCGGCGACGGCACCGACACCCAGCGCACGCGGCGTCAGCAGGCGTTCATCGGGTCGATGATCAACAAGGCGCTCACCGCCGGCATGCTGGCCCGCCCGGACCGGCTGGTCAGCTTCATGAACGCCTTCTCCTCCTCGCTGAAGACCGACTTCAAGAACATCGCCGAGATGGCGGACCTCGCCGTCACCGCCCGCGGCGTCGGCGCCGAGAACATCAGGTTCGTCACCACCCCGTGGGGCGGTACCACCAAGGTGTCCGGTGGCGTGGAGTGGACGCCCGACGTCGAGAAGCTGTGGAGCCTGGTCGTCGAGGACAAGCCGCTGACCTCGGAGTTCCTCAAGGACGCCCTCAGCGCCGCCGACAAGCCCGACGGCTCGAAGCCGCCGGCCACCGGGCCCGCCGACCCCAGCGGCAGCCCCACGGACACCCCGAGCTCGCCGGTCTCGCCCAGCGACGGGGCGAGCCCGACCGACGAGTCCGGCCAGGGCCTGAGCGTCGACGGCCGCGCCGCCGCCGGCCTCTGCACCTGA
- a CDS encoding FmdB family zinc ribbon protein — protein sequence MPTYQYLCTACGHAFEQVQSFSDDALTVCPECDGRLRKVFNSVGVVFKGSGFYKTDSRSSSSATTPAASATSSDSGSSSSSDSASSASSAGSSSAGSSSSSSSTGSSSAATPA from the coding sequence ATGCCGACCTACCAGTACCTCTGCACCGCCTGCGGCCACGCCTTCGAGCAGGTGCAGAGCTTCAGCGACGACGCGCTGACCGTCTGCCCCGAGTGCGACGGGCGCCTGCGCAAGGTGTTCAACTCCGTCGGAGTCGTGTTCAAGGGCTCGGGCTTCTACAAGACCGACAGCCGCTCCTCCTCCAGCGCCACCACGCCGGCCGCCTCTGCGACCTCCTCCGACTCCGGCTCGTCGAGCTCGTCTGACTCGGCCAGCTCGGCCAGCTCGGCCGGCTCGTCGTCCGCCGGCTCGTCGAGCTCCTCGAGCAGCACCGGCTCGAGCAGCGCCGCGACTCCGGCCTGA
- a CDS encoding MscL family protein produces MSGFKNFLLKGNLIELAVAFITATAFAAVVTTFTETLMGFIGKIFDQPDFGDAEISDVNVGHFINALIAFIILSAIVYFLIVVPYTAAKERFFPAEANGPTETELLIEIRDVLVAQNGGAPGAPQGPGPAVPPPV; encoded by the coding sequence ATGTCCGGATTCAAGAACTTCCTGTTGAAGGGAAACCTGATCGAGCTGGCGGTCGCCTTCATCACCGCCACCGCGTTCGCCGCGGTCGTGACCACCTTCACCGAGACCCTGATGGGGTTCATCGGCAAGATCTTCGACCAGCCCGACTTCGGCGACGCCGAGATCTCCGACGTCAACGTCGGGCACTTCATCAACGCGCTGATCGCGTTCATCATCCTGTCCGCGATCGTCTACTTCCTGATCGTGGTGCCCTACACCGCGGCGAAGGAGCGGTTCTTCCCGGCCGAGGCCAACGGCCCCACCGAGACCGAGCTGCTCATCGAGATCCGCGACGTGCTCGTCGCCCAGAACGGCGGCGCGCCGGGTGCGCCGCAGGGCCCGGGTCCGGCGGTGCCCCCGCCGGTCTGA
- a CDS encoding maleate cis-trans isomerase family protein → MVGPRAVFGVIVPSTNTVVEHDYWRAGIDGVAFRAGSMHIPNPNMSGDDGFVELLGQIRASIDTAVRDVLTAEPDRMVMGMSAETFWGGVEGNAAFERRLVERTGLPVTTGASSCRAALRALGVRRIAVFSPYQPVADREVGRFFTEAGFDVAAVTGLRCATALDIARVGEQRLREVVAEIDGPDVEAIVQVGTNLSFVGLAERLENELGKPVVAINAATLWHALREHGIGDRVTGSGVLLREH, encoded by the coding sequence GTGGTGGGACCCCGTGCGGTGTTCGGGGTGATCGTGCCCAGCACCAACACGGTGGTGGAGCACGACTACTGGCGTGCCGGCATCGACGGTGTCGCCTTCCGGGCCGGCTCCATGCACATCCCGAACCCGAACATGAGCGGCGACGACGGGTTCGTCGAGCTCCTCGGCCAGATCCGCGCCTCGATCGACACCGCCGTGCGCGACGTGCTCACCGCCGAGCCGGACCGGATGGTCATGGGCATGTCGGCCGAGACCTTCTGGGGCGGGGTGGAGGGCAACGCCGCCTTCGAACGTCGCCTGGTCGAGCGCACCGGGCTGCCGGTCACCACCGGCGCGAGCTCGTGCCGCGCGGCCCTGAGGGCCCTCGGCGTACGACGCATCGCGGTCTTCTCGCCGTACCAGCCCGTCGCGGACCGCGAGGTGGGCCGCTTCTTCACCGAGGCGGGGTTCGACGTCGCCGCCGTGACCGGTCTGCGCTGCGCCACGGCGCTCGACATCGCCCGGGTTGGCGAGCAGCGGCTGCGCGAGGTGGTGGCCGAGATCGACGGCCCCGACGTCGAGGCGATCGTGCAGGTCGGCACCAACCTGTCCTTCGTCGGGCTCGCCGAGCGGCTCGAGAACGAGCTCGGCAAGCCGGTCGTGGCGATCAACGCCGCCACCCTGTGGCACGCGCTGCGCGAGCACGGCATCGGCGACCGCGTCACCGGCTCCGGGGTGCTGCTGCGCGAGCACTGA